A window of the Betaproteobacteria bacterium genome harbors these coding sequences:
- a CDS encoding winged helix-turn-helix domain-containing protein: MLAEYLATHGYTVAQADGGVAMRAELERAVPDVVLLDLALPGEDGLTLARYLRERYDLGIIMVTGAGELVDRIVGLEMGADDYIAKPFDPRELRARLKSVMRRVQRGATSEATPAHSEPDRIAMGRCLLDLQSHCLVDRDGAEVPLTAMEFDLLRAFAEHPHQVLSRDRLLTLTRNREWEPFDRSIDIRIARLRKKIEDDPEQPRAIRTVRGAGYMFVPQTAL; the protein is encoded by the coding sequence ATGCTCGCTGAGTACCTCGCGACGCATGGCTACACGGTGGCGCAGGCAGATGGCGGGGTTGCAATGCGTGCCGAGCTCGAACGGGCAGTGCCCGACGTCGTGCTGCTCGATCTTGCGCTGCCGGGCGAGGACGGCCTCACGCTCGCGCGCTACCTGCGCGAGCGCTACGACCTCGGCATCATCATGGTGACCGGCGCGGGGGAGCTGGTGGATCGCATCGTCGGCCTCGAGATGGGGGCGGACGACTACATCGCGAAACCGTTCGATCCGCGCGAGCTGCGGGCGCGCTTGAAGAGCGTGATGCGGCGCGTGCAGCGCGGCGCAACGAGTGAAGCCACGCCGGCGCACAGTGAGCCCGACCGCATCGCGATGGGACGCTGCCTGCTCGATCTGCAATCCCACTGCCTGGTCGACCGGGACGGTGCCGAGGTGCCGCTCACGGCGATGGAGTTCGATCTGCTGCGCGCGTTCGCCGAGCACCCGCACCAGGTGCTCTCGCGCGACCGCCTGCTCACGCTGACCCGCAATCGCGAGTGGGAGCCCTTCGACCGCTCCATCGACATCCGCATCGCGCGGCTGCGAAAGAAGATCGAGGACGATCCGGAGCAGCCCCGCGCGATCCGCACCGTGCGCGGCGCAGGGTACATGTTCGTGCCGCAGACTGCTTTGTAA